A section of the Paenibacillus odorifer genome encodes:
- a CDS encoding CheR family methyltransferase: MSDRNVAALTTDPDYSGFIHNVKQSTGIDLAQYKEAQMKRRLTTLRMKNGYHTFSDFFAAMMKNKDLFYEFLDRMTINVSEFWRNPNRWEVLRDIILPDLQQSGRKLKLWSAACSTGEEPYTLAMILSDKNILAQTGILATDIDDGALSKAKQGLYLERSLKDVPKDVAARYFTPEGPVFKVSDSLKKNIDFRKQNLLLDKFDEGFDLIICRNVMIYFTEEAKNKLYHKFSASLRPGGYLFVGSTEQIFTPAQYGFESTETFFYRKK; the protein is encoded by the coding sequence ATGTCTGATCGTAATGTTGCAGCATTAACAACAGATCCGGATTATAGCGGATTTATTCACAACGTTAAACAAAGCACCGGAATTGATCTGGCTCAATATAAAGAAGCGCAGATGAAGCGGCGTTTGACGACTCTTCGGATGAAGAATGGGTATCATACCTTCAGTGATTTTTTTGCAGCGATGATGAAAAATAAGGACTTATTTTATGAATTTTTAGATCGAATGACGATCAATGTCTCTGAGTTCTGGCGGAATCCGAATCGCTGGGAAGTTTTGCGGGATATTATCCTTCCTGACCTCCAGCAGTCAGGCCGCAAATTAAAGCTGTGGAGCGCGGCGTGTTCCACTGGCGAAGAGCCTTACACGCTGGCTATGATTTTGTCGGACAAGAATATATTGGCGCAGACAGGCATTCTTGCCACTGACATTGATGATGGCGCTTTATCTAAAGCAAAGCAAGGTCTTTATTTGGAACGTTCTTTAAAGGATGTGCCGAAAGACGTGGCAGCACGTTACTTTACACCGGAAGGCCCTGTTTTCAAGGTCAGCGATTCACTTAAGAAAAACATAGATTTCCGCAAACAGAATCTGCTCTTGGACAAGTTCGACGAAGGTTTTGATCTTATTATTTGTCGCAATGTAATGATCTATTTTACTGAAGAGGCGAAGAACAAGCTCTATCATAAGTTTTCGGCTAGCTTACGTCCGGGTGGTTATTTGTTTGTGGGTAGCACAGAGCAAATCTTTACACCGGCTCAATACGGTTTTGAATCGACGGAAACTTTTTTCTATCGTAAAAAATAA
- the ndk gene encoding nucleoside-diphosphate kinase, translating into MEKTYLMVKPDGVQRGLIGRIVTRFEDKGFKLVAAKLITVSEDQAKRHYAEHAGKDFFSELVSFITSGPVFAMVWEGDDVVTLSRTLIGKTKVGEALPGTIRGDFASHTPLNLIHGSDSPESAEREIANFFAPDELNQYNKDIAVWM; encoded by the coding sequence ATGGAAAAGACGTATCTGATGGTCAAGCCTGATGGAGTTCAACGTGGATTAATAGGGCGTATTGTTACCCGCTTTGAGGATAAGGGGTTTAAATTGGTCGCTGCTAAGCTGATTACAGTTAGTGAGGATCAAGCGAAAAGACATTATGCTGAGCATGCAGGCAAAGACTTTTTTTCGGAGCTGGTCTCTTTCATCACTTCAGGTCCAGTGTTTGCAATGGTATGGGAAGGCGATGATGTTGTTACGTTATCCCGGACACTCATAGGCAAGACAAAAGTTGGAGAAGCTCTGCCAGGCACGATTCGTGGCGACTTTGCCAGCCATACACCACTTAATCTAATTCATGGATCAGACTCGCCTGAAAGTGCAGAACGGGAAATTGCTAATTTCTTTGCTCCAGATGAACTGAATCAGTATAACAAAGACATCGCAGTCTGGATGTAA